A stretch of Vespula vulgaris chromosome 15, iyVesVulg1.1, whole genome shotgun sequence DNA encodes these proteins:
- the LOC127069350 gene encoding mitogen-activated protein kinase kinase kinase 13 isoform X5, giving the protein MLCIQEELGQLSGIAGGPIINDTQVQIHNSNQTNSDSNSNCSEFATKCTSGSVSLDAQRSSWVEGILGCMRPVWTMLSKAAVNEKIKGHQTDDWEIPFESISELKWLGSGAQGAVFSGKLNKEVVAVKKVREPRETDIRHLRKLNHPNIVQFKGVCTQAPCYCIIMEFCPYGPLYDLLRAGEPVPPTRLVSWSKQIAAGMAYLHSHKIIHRDLKSPNVLIGQGEVVKISDFGTSREWNEISTRMSFAGTVAWMAPEIIRNEPCSEKVDIWSYGVVLWELLSGEIPYKDVDSSAIIWGVGNNSLHLPIPASCPEGYRLLVKQCWAAKPRNRPSFKHIEIHLGIAAVEVLCTKSDEYFKSQQSWKKEIRVHMKQMQSNSSSSPRFEADLIRRREDELRHAQDIREHYERKLERTNNLYLELSAVLLQLEQRERDVIKREQQSGYKQCKKRLVHPLLKAQERLYRRRNPTIQFSTSSTPTTPSSPVDYPLSPAKATTFTQLNEANQPETVLASNNNNFKQWKYRHRRVGSGCGVNCSPRSSPHRERKSNEITARLVDNQTQTDLTDISGNVVSSIKNSMNSSITEKSSIDGIDARSMAEHSIEYFNGNPILSDTHCKMQSSSCSSPDPEHENNTNGNERLADCSDDDNLETLGRKVTEIINANRLISPMDNGNCDEVIKSHSRGKDEPTKLPANYCSVTSTLNISQEQSENRVRSCSEFVNTLCDREEDDACEESWSDEEGEDPNYTYSYSLRRRSIARRPIGPGCRLRRFKQATVRIEGVLASDEENTSEYSHPPSSQSSTLESNPDVQRVLRNIHHSQKRKGIHDGSDSSSQSETDEVSEITIASQPNNANVIRLKSNI; this is encoded by the exons ATGCTATGCATTCAGGAAGAGTTAGGTCAACTAAGTGGAATCGCAGGAGGACCAATTATTAACGATACGCAAGTTCAAATACACaatagcaatcaaacgaattcGGACAGCAACAGTAATTGTAGCGAATTTGCAACAAAATGTACCTCAGGATCTGTTAGTTTAGACGCTCAAAGATCGAGCTGGGTGGAAGGAATATTAGGATGTATGCGACCCGTTTGGACTATGCTATCGAAGGCTGCtgtcaatgaaaaaattaaaggacATCAAA ccGATGATTGGGAAATACCGTTTGAATCCATTAGTGAACTTAAATGGTTGGGTTCTGGAGCTCAGGGAGCAGTTTTTAGCGGTAAATTGAACAAAGAGGTGGTAGCTGTTAAAAAAGTAAGGGAACCACGTGAGACTGATATACGGCATTTACGAAAATTAAATCATCCGAATATAGTACAATTTAA GGGAGTGTGTACTCAAGCACCGTGCTATTGCATAATTATGGAGTTTTGCCCATATGGACctttatacgatttattaagAGCTGGGGAACCAGTCCCACCTACCAGATTAGTGTCTTGGTCGAAACAAATTGCAGCAGGAATGGCTTATCTTCATTctcataaaattatacatagaGATCTCAAAAGTCCAAA TGTTCTAATAGGTCAAGGAGAAGTCGTGAAAATCAGTGATTTTGGTACTAGCAGAGAATGGAATGAAATTAGTACCAGAATGAGTTTTGCTGGAACCGTTGCATGGATGGCTCcagaaataattagaaatgaaCCTTGCTCAGAAAAAGTTGATATATGGTCTTACGGTGTCGTACTCTGGGAATTATTAAGCGGAGAAATACCTTACAAAGATGTTGATTCATCGGCTATTATTTGGGGTGTAGGAAACAACTCTCTTCATTTGCCCATTCCGGCGAGTTGTCCAGAAGGGTACAGATTACTTGTGAAACAGTGTTGGGCAGCTAAACCTCGTAACAGGCCTTCCTTCAAACATATTGAAATTCATCTTGGTATTGCAGCTGTGGAAGTGCTCTGTACAAAATctgatgaatattttaaatcacAA CAAtcttggaaaaaagaaataagggtTCATATGAAACAAATGCAATCAAATAGCTCCAGTAGTCCTCGATTCGAGGCCGATTTAATTAGACGAAGAGAAGATGAATTGAGGCATGCTCAGGATATAAGAGAACATTATGAACGTAAACTTGAACGTactaataatctttatttgGAATTAAGTGCTGTGTTATTGCAGCTGGAACAGCGTGAACGAGACGTAATAAA AAGAGAACAACAATCGGGATACAAACAATGTAAAAAACGTCTTGTACATCCGCTTTTGAAAGCACAGGAAAGATTATATCGTAGAAGAAATCCCACGATACAGTTTTCAACCTCCTCAACTCCCACTACGCCATCATCTCCTGTTGATTATCCGTTAAGCCCTGCTAAAGCAACCACTTTTACACAGTTGAACGAAGCGAATCAACCAGAGACTGTATTAgcatcgaataataataattttaagcaATGGAAATATAGACACCGAAGAGTTGGATCTGGTTGTGGTGTGAATTGTAGTCCAAGATCGAGTCCTCATCgtgagagaaag AGCAACGAAATAACGGCGAGGCTAGTCGATAATCAGACTCAAACAGATTTAACGGATATAAGTGGAAATGTCGTGAGTTCCATTAAAAACTCAATGAATTCTTCGATAACAGAAAAATCTTCGATAGATGGTATCGATGCGCGGTCTATGGCTGAACACTCTATAGAATATTTCAATGGGAATCCAATTTTGTCTGATACTCATTGTAAAATGCAGTCTAGTTCTTGTTCTAGTCCAGACCCTGAGCacgaaaataatacgaatggAAATGAACGATTGGCAGACTGCAGTGACGACGATAATCTTGAGACTCTCGGTAGAAAAGTGACGGAAATTATAAATGCTAATCGCCTTATTTCGCCTATGGATAATGGAAATTGTGACGAAGTAATAAAATCACACAg CAGGGGTAAGGATGAGCCTACGAAACTGCCAGCGAACTATTGTTCTGTCACGAGTACTTTAAATATATCACAAGAACAGTCTGAGAATAGAGTGAGGTCCTGTTCGGAATTTGTAAATACTCTGTGCGATCGTGAGGAGGATGATGCTTGCGAGGAAAGTTGGTCcgacgaagaaggagaagaccCAAATTATACTTATAGTTATTCTCTTAGACGTAGAAG TATTGCAAGAAGGCCAATTGGTCCAGGTTGTAGATTAAGAAGATTTAAACAAGCAACCGTTAGAATAGAAGGAGTATTGGCCTCTGATGAGGAGAATACTTCAGAATATTCACATCCTCCGTCCAGTCAATCCTCTACATTAGAAAGTAATCCTGACGTTCAAAGGGTCCTTCGCAATATTCATCATTCACAAAAG AGGAAAGGAATACATGATGGTTCGGATTCTTCAAGTCAGTCGGAAACGGATGAAGTCAGTGAGATTACTATTGCATCTCAACCAAACAATGCTAACGTAATAAGGttgaaaagtaatatatag